Below is a genomic region from Desulfobaccales bacterium.
GCCGGTAGCCGGTGGTGTAGTCATAGCGGGTCACCGCCTTCATCAGCCCCAGGTTGCCCTCCTGGATGAGGTCCGAGAAGGTGAGGCCCCGATGCAGGTACTTCTTGGCGATGCTCACCACCAGGCGCAGGTTGGCCTTGATCATCTTGTCCCGGGCCTCGGTAACCTCGGCCTCGGTGGCCTTGATGCGCTCCGCCAGCTCCTTGATCTCCTGGTTGTCCGGATGCTGCTTGAGGTAGCGCTGCAGGGTCTGGTGGATGAGCCGGAAGAGCTTCTCCTTGGCCTGGGCGCTCTTTTCCGGCGCCTGGAACCAGGCCTCCACCTTCTTCTGGAGGTATTTGATCTCCTCCAGGTCGGATTTCACTCCCAGCACGAACTGCAGGACGGCCTCCTGGCCATGCTTGATGATGCGCCCCAGCTCCCGCTCCTCTTCCGGGGTGAGGATGGAGTAGCGCAGCATCTCCCGGAAGTAAGCGGCCACCAGGCCTTCGTGCTCCGGGATGTCCTCAGCTTCCAGACCCTCTTCCAGGGCCCCCTCGGGGAGCTCCTCCTCCAGGCCATAGGGCGTCAGGGCGAACTGGTCAGTCACTTCCAGCTCCTCTTCGGGGGCGAGGTCGTAGTTCTCCCGGAAGGCGAGGTCCCCCTCCTCCTCCGGAATGAAATAGGAGAGCTGATCGTAGGCAATGAGCTCATTGCCGCCGTTCAGGTCAAGAAATTTTTTCAGGTATTCTTTTTCCATAGATATCCAGGCGGGTTGCCTGCCTCGCAGATGAAGTCAATCAAAACTCCAATTTTAAATTGATTAGATTCTTTGTCAAGGAAAAAATTAATTCCCCTCCGCCCATTTATCGGCACAGGGGTTCAGATATAAAATAATCCGTCTAGAGGGCATGTCAAGCACCCTCCCCAGACTTGACCGGGGGTCATCTCAGGGATAGGATGAGCCCAAGACAAGGCCGCCAGCCCCGGGAGAGATGCCATGGAGCACCGCTTCATCCGTGACCTCAAAGACGGCGACCTGGTGAAGCAGTGCTTCCTGTTGCGCCGCTTCGAGGCTAAGGCCTATGGCGAGGGCAAGGTGCGCTGGGACCTGGACCTGGCGGACCGCACCGGCGTGATCAAGGGGGTGGTCTGGGACGACGCCATCGCCAAGTGCCCCGGGCCCCTCACCCCCGGGGAGCCGGTGGCGGTGCACGGCCAGGTCAGCACCTACCGCCAGGAGCTGCAGCTCAGGGTCTATTTCATTGCCATGGTGGCCGACCTCAAGGCCAGAGGCCGGGACCCCGGCTGCGACCTGGAGCTGCTCCTCTTTGCCACTCCTTATGACCGGGCCAGTCTGTGGCGGGAGCTCAACGAGCTGGCCCTCACCCACCTGCGGCCGCCGCTTTTGGATTTGGTGCTTCACCTCCTTAGCAGGTATGAACCCGAATTTCAGACCCATCCGGCGGCCCGGAAAAACCACCACCCTTATGTGGGGGGCCTGTTGGAACACACCTGGAGCCTGGCCCGCCTGGCCCTTAAGGTCCTGGAGGTCTATCCCTGGCTGAACCGGGACCTGGTGCTGGCCGGGGTGATCCTGCACGATGTGGGCAAGCTCAAGGAGTTCACCCGGCCGGTGGCTCCGGAGCTCACCCCCGCCGGGGGCCTGGTGGGGCATATCGCCCTGGGCTGGGAGATGGTGCGCCAGGCCGCCCGGGAGATCGGCTTTCCGGACGAGGCGCTCCTCTTGCAGTTGGAGCACATCCTCATTTCCCACCACGGCTCCCTGGAGAACGGCTCGCCGGTGCCGCCCCGCACCCCGGAGGCCCTGCTGGTGCACTACCTGGACGATCTGGACGCGAAGTTGAAGATGATGCAGGACCACCTGGAGGGAGATGTGACTCCCGGGCCCTTCACCTCCTGGCACAGCCTCCTGGAGCGGCGGCTGTTCAAGCCCCGGGTCCTGGAAGAGGAAGAGACGGAAATTTAACCGGGGCAGGCCCGGGGTGCATTGACGTTATCGGGAAGGTCCCTTATTTTATGAACAAAATTGCGGCAAACCTGGGCGGCGACCCACATCTCGCTCTCCGAAGGAGGAACGGCAATGTTCAAAAAGATCCTGGTACCCCTGGACGGCTCTGCCCTGGCGGCCAAGATTCTCCCTCAGGTCGTCGATCTGGCCAAGACTCACCAGGCCCATGTGACCCTGCTCTATGTCTATTATCCGCAAGTGGCGGAGGCCACCCCCGGGGTGATCCAGGAGGCCCTGGCCCAGGAGCGCAAGAGCTGCGAGCTGTTTCTGGCCGAGACCGCCAAGGACCTGAAAGCCCAGGGGGTATCGGTGGATTTTGCCTGCGTGGAGGGCCAGCCCGCCCGGGAGATCATCGGGTATGCCGACAAAAACGGCTATGACCTCATCGCCATGGCCACTCACGGCAAGGGCGAAGTGGCCTGGGTGCTGGGGAGCACCGCCGAGAAGGTGGTGACCCACGCCACCGTGCCGGTGCTGCTCTACCGGGTCATGGAGGCCAAACCCCTGGTGACCAAGGAAGAGTTTGAGGAGCTGATGCTCCGGGGCCTGCCGTAGAGGGGCGGGCACCCTCCTCCAGAGGAAGGGGAATCAGGGGGGAAGGGGAATAAGTGCAATATTTCACAAGGTTTTTCCCGCAAGATTCCGTTGACAGGCTGCGGTTTTTGTCTTAGGCTGGCAGGCAATCGGACGGGACCGGACGGGTGGGCCCGGCCTTTAGCATGAGATCACCATAAACCAGGAGGATTAAATGTTTAATAAGATTTTGGTCCCGTTGGATGGCTCGGATCTGGCCGCCAAAATCCTCCCTCAGGTGGTGGAGTTGGCCAAGACCTTCAAATCCCAGGTCACCCTCCTGCACGTCTGCCACACGGAGGCCTTCGGCGTCAGCGAGGCCGCCCCGGGGGTCATCGAGACGGCTCCGGTGGCGGAAAAGAAGGCCTGTGAGGCCTTCCTCTCCAAGGTGGGGGCGGATCTCAAGGCTCAAGGGCTACAGGTGGATTGGGCCTGCGTGGAAGGCGTGCCGGCCCGGGAGATCATCGGCTACGCCGATAAGAACGGTTACGATCTCATCGCCATGGCCACCCACGGCAAGGGCGAGGTGGCCTGGGTGCTGGGGAGCACCGCGGAGAAAGTGGTCTCCCACGCCACGGTGCCGGTCCTGCTCTTCAGGGTGATGGAGTTCAAGCCGCCGGTGCTGAAAGAGGAATTCTTCCTGTAAGCCCGTCGCTGTCTGTTTGCCGGGGCGGAAGGCCTGCCGGGCCGGGGTGAACCCCGGCCTTTTTTTGGCCCCGGGACCCGCCTGCCATCGAGAGACCTCTGCGCCAGGGATTTTACCAGGAAGAGCCGACCCCCTGATGGACTTGATAATTGTGAGAGGTCTGGGGGAGCCGGTCTGGGAGGGGGGGCAGGGATTAACGCCCCCTGGCCCCTCGAAAGCGGTCTGCACCGGTCTCAAGGCGGGGCGGGTCAGTCAGCCGGCGTCGGGCTCAGGAGGTCTTTGACGCTGCGGCGGGCCAGGTCCTGGGGCCAGGATTTCTCCCGCAGGAACCGCAGGGCCGCCGCCACCTGGGGGGCCTCCGCCGCCAGTCGGGCGAGCTGGCCGGCCCGGCCGCCCCCCAAACGGGCCAGAACCTCTCCCAAGAAAAGCTGCTCCGGGGGCATGGCCGGCACCAGGACCCCGTTCCCCAGGTGGCCGTTGGCCTCCAGCACCAGACCGCTCTGCACCAGGGCTGCCACCGCCCGCCGCCCCTCATCATTTGTTCCCGCCAGCGCCAGCTCCACCTCTTGCCGGGTGATGAGGGGCTCCTGGGCCAGATACCGCCCACAGATGAGCAGCAGCGCCGTCAGGGCCAGGTATTCATCCACCGGCTGCCGGTCCGGTTCCTGGGCCCGGCGGGCGGCGGTGAGCCGGGCCAGGTTCTGGTAAGCAAAGGCGACCTCATTGCCGAAGAGCACCACCAGCCAGCTCCAGAAGATCCACATCACCAGGAAGAGCAGGTGATAGAGGGCGCCGTAGATGGCGTTGTAATAGGTGGCCATGCCCTGGAACCAGGCGAAGACGGCGTGGGCCCCCTGCCACAGGGTGCCGCCGATGACGCCGCCCAACAGGGCCGCCACGAAACGCACTCGGGTGTTGGGCATCACCAGATAGATGAAGGTGAAGGCCACCCACAAAAGGCCCAGGGAGAGCAAGGAGGAGGTAATCCAAAAGAAGGCCTCCGGCATGAAGGCGCTCAAAAAACGCCTGAGATCCGGCTGGCTTAAAAGGCCGCTGGTCAGGGACAGCCCCAGCGCCATGAGGATGGGCAAAAGGAGGAAGATGCTGAGATAGTCGCTGAGGCGGCGGCTCCAGGGCCGGATGCGGCTCACCTGCCAGGTGGTGTTGAAGGCCGCCTCCACATCGGTCATCAGGATGATGAGGGCGGCCAGGAGCCAGATGACCCCGAAGACCCCCAGGGAGGTCACCTGGGTGCCCTCCACGTATTCCAGGATCTGCACGGCGAACTCATGGGAGCCGGGAGAGAGGCGGTCCAGGAGATGCGCCGCCAGCAGGCGCTGGATCCCCAGGCTCTTGAGGATGGCAAAAAGCAAGGCCAGAAGCGGGATCAGGGCCAGGATGGTGACGTAGGCCAGGGAGGCGGCGGTGAGATAGGAGCGGTGGCGCACCAGACCCTGCCAGGCCAGCAGCAGCAGCCGCAGGGCCTGTTTGCCGGGGTGGTCCTCCCCCTCCCAGAGATAGACCCGAAGATATTCCCGCCCGCGGGCGATGAGATCATTCACGGGAGTCGGCCTCGCCTTGGCCACGCCAATGTTTTAGGTGATAAACGACCGTGAGCGAAGATTCCTGGGAGACAGCTCCCACCGGCTTTACGGGCGCCGGAGATCCCGGAGGCGGGGATCGTCCTCCCGAAGCTCCAGGGTCACGGCCTTGCCGGTATTCTGGCCCAGCTTCTCCAAGGCGGCCACCAAAAGGGGGTCCACCGCCTGGCGCAGGTCCGCAGTGGTGCCGGAACTGCGGGCCTCCCCCACCCACAGGGGCCGGGAGGTCTTCTTTTCCCGGTAGTCCCGGCCCGCCACCACATTCAACAGGACCCAGCGGTCATAGATGGCGGCGGTGGAGTAGGTGGCGAAGCCCGGCCAGAAGAAGACGTAACCGCCGTGCCAGTAATGGCCGGCCCCCACCCCGAAGCTCCACTCCGGGGAGATGATAGTGCGGGACGCCCCGGGCCCGATGCCGTAAGTAAACAGCATGACAAAGTCCGCCTGCTCACAAGGGACCACGCCGAAGCCTTTCCGGGTGAGCAGGCGCTCCAGCTTGGCCTTGATCTCCCGCTCCAGCAGGGGGTTCTGGGCCTGGGGGTTTTCCGCCACGCAGAAGCGGGCCCCCGGCGGGATGGCCACCGCCGCGGCCGGGTCGGTGTAGCCGTTGACCAGCACCGGCAAGGTGGCGGCGCAGCCCATCAGGCTCGCCAGGGCCAGGCCAAGAACGATCGCCCCCCACATTTTGGCTGCGTGACTGCGGGTGTCCGTCATCTCGGCTTCTCCCCACCAGGCGCCTTACAGCCCCGCCTCAAGGCGTCACCTGGGCCAGGATCTCGTGGAGCTTGCCCTTGACCTGCTCGAGGGGCGGCAGCACCGGCAGGGCCGGCGCCTCCTCCGCCGTCAGTTTCCGGCGCTTGAAGCGCATGCGGGTGGAGAGCTCCTCCCGCTCCGGGGCAAAAAGGCCCCCGGAGATCACCTCCCCGCCCCCCTCCATGGCCTCGATCTGGGCCGCTATGAGGCCGAAATCAAAGGAGGCGTTGAATTTCTGGATGTCTTCATTGAGCAGGGTGAGGTGGATCTGGAGTTTGTGGTGGCGCTCCTGGAGGGCGGCCAGGGTCTTTTGCAGCTCCTCATAGATTCCCAGGACCAGGTTGCGGAAGCGGCGCCAGGCGGTGAAACCCCGGGCGGGGCGGTGGGCCAGGAGGGCCTGGCGCTGGGCCGGGGTGAGCTTCTGAAACTCGTCATAGAAGGGCCAGGGGCTGAGCCCCAGGGCCGCCATGACCCGGGAGATCACCTGCTCGTTCTTCAGGGCGGCATACAAGGCGTGGAAGAGCCGGGCCGCCTTGGCCACCTCTTCCCGGTAGGCCGCGGCTTCGTCCTCCAGGGCCTTGGCCTCCTCCTCCAGATAGACCCGCTCGGCGAAGTAATGGTCCACGATTTCTTTTTTGATCTGAAATCTTAAGGAATCCAGCGCCTTTTCCAGGTCGTCTTCGGTCATGGCTCACTCCCGGGGGGCGACTCGTCGGGTTCAGGGGCGGGGCCGGCAGAGGGGAGGGGAGCCAGGGGCAGCTCCTCCAGGGGCAGCTCCCGTTCCTCGCCGCCGGCGGTCTCCAGGGTGACGGTCTGGCGGATCATGTTGTAGCGGATGATCTTGGCATCGCCGTCCGGGAGGCGCACCCGCTTCCCCACCCGGGGCAGATGCCGGCGGATCTCCTGATAGGCGGCGTACTCATAGGTGAGGCAGCACATCAGCCGGCCGCAGACCCCGGAGATCTTGTTGGGGTTGAGGCTGAGCTGCTGCTCCTTGGCCATGCGCACGCTCACCGGCTCAAAGTCCCGGATGAAGGCGGCGCAGCACAGTTTCTGGCCGCAGACCCCCAAGCCCCCCACCATCTTGGCCCGATGGCGCACCCCGATCTGGCGCAGCTCGATGCGGTTGCGGAACTCCTGCACCAGGTCCTTGACCAGTTCCCGGAAATCCACCCGGCCAGGCGCAGTGAAGTAAAAGACGATCTTGCTGCCGTCAAAGAGCACCTGGGCCCGCACCAGGTGGATGGGGAGCTGGCGGGCCAGGATGCGGTCCTGGCAGAAGGCGAAGGCCCGGGCGGCCAGGGCCCGGTTCTTCTCCGCCTGCTCCAGGTCTTCGGGGGTGGCCCGGCGCAGGATGGTCTTGAGGTTCTCCGGCGGCCGGGGGAGCTCCAGCTCCCGGTAGATGGCCTCCACCGTGCCCAGCTCCGGGCCCTCCTCCAGGGCCACCACCACCCGGTCCCCCCGGCGCAGGTCCTCGCCGCCGGTGGCCAGGGAGCAGCAGTGGCTGCCCCCGTTCAGTCGCACTTTGATCAGGTCCATGTTGCCGTCGTCGCCAGGCGGAAGCCCAGGATATCCAAAGTCAGCTCCGGGTTGAGATTGGCGGCCAGGTGGCGCTGGGCCCGGGACAGCGCCGCAAGCCTGTCCAGCCAGGCCTCCGGCCGGCCGGTGCGGCTCTCCCCCTGCAGCTCCGGCAGCCGGTCCTGGTGCGCCAGAAGTTCCAGGGCGCCTCCGGCCTGCAGCACCAGGAGGTCCCGATACCATAAAGAGGCCAGGGCCAGGAAGGTGTCCGCCTCCGGGACACTTTTGGCCAGCCGCTGGGCCCAGGCCAAGATATCGCCGGCCCCTCCCCGGGCCAGGGTGTCCAGGTCGGCCAGGACCTGATCCCGCTGGGTCAGGAGGGCTTCGGGGTCCATCATCAAGGCCCGCCCCAGGGAGCCGCCGCTTAAGGCCGCGATGAGGGCCGCCTGGGCCGGGGTGCGCCCCCGCTTTTCCAGCTCCCGGCGGATGAGGGCCGCAGGCAGAGGCGCAAAGGTGAGCTTCTGGCAGCGGGACACGAGGGTGGGGAAAAGGTCGCCCTCCTGGGCCGCGGCCAAAATGAGCAGATGCCGGGGCGGGGGCTCCTCCAGGGTTTTGAGCAGCGCATTGGCGGCGGCATCGTTTAGGGCCGCGGCGGGCTTGATGAGGGCCACCCGCCAGCCGCCCCCCACCGGCGGGTAGGCGGTGAGCTGGCGCAGTTCCCGGATCTGCTCGATTTTGATCTGGGGCTGGCGGCCCTCAGAGGTGGGCCGAAGCACCAGGAAGTCCGGATGCGTCCCCGCGGCCAGGCGCCGGCAGGAGGGGCACAGCCCGCAGGCTTCGCCCTCGGGGGTGGGGGCGGCGCAGTTGAGGCGGGCGGCCAGGGCGGTGGCGGTGGCGGCCCGGCCCACGCCCTCGGGTCCCAGGAAGAGATAGGCGTGGGCCAGCCGGTCCTGTTTCAGGGCCATGGCGAGGTAGCCCAAAGCGCGCTCCTGCCCCAGAATGTCCCGGAAGAACAGGGTAGGGGCGACCTCGGCTTGCTGGACGCGTTCCGCAGTGGTCATTTTATTAATCCACAGGACAATCTTCTAATGAATTTGGTCTAATAAAATCTTCATTCTATGCGAAATATATGTAAAGTAAGTTGGAAGAATTATAAATTGTATTATACTAAATATTATTAATATAAAAAATGAAGCAGAAGGAAAAATGAATATACTTAATAAAAACAGGAAATAAAATAGCGAAATGTTAAATAAATGTATTTGGGTGAATTCATTATCCTGCTCTTTTGATGCAAAATATTGCCATGGTCCTAAAGCCATTCCCCAAGACCATAAAAGATATGGAACGTAGTTTAAATTTATTCCTCCTGTATAAAAACTAGAACAAAAAATAAATGCAAAAATACATGTAATTACCATTAATAAATTAGTATAAGTAATTGATAGAAACTGAAATATAAATGTTAATTTACTCTTTTTTTCAAAAAGGTAAAGAGCTAAACCTGAAATAGCTATGCCAGGTACCATTAAAAAAGAAAGTATTATAGGAAGGAAAATCATAAATAAAAATCCATAACCTATAAGTCGCCATTCTCCTAGTATAGCAAGCCATATTCCGCCAATAATGCCACTAAGAAGATTTAACACTAAAATAGGTAGTCATTAATTGTAATATTGTAATAAACATACTTTTTCCTCCTGCAATAATATCTCATAATAAATAATCTACTCCCACTCAATGGTGGCCGGGGGTTTGCTGGAGATGTCATACACCACCCGGTTGACCCCCTTGACCTCGTTGATGAGGCGGTTCATCGAGCCGAAATTCCTTCCGCAGCCTCACCCTGTGTGCAGGCCGCACCGGGGAATCTTGGCCGGCCGGCGTGGCGCCTCTGAGCCGGAGCCGCCTTTAGCTTCGGGGCTTGACCGCCCGGATCAGGACCCCTCTGGTGACCGGGGAGCTGTCAAAGCCGGTCTCCCTGACCATCTCGACCTGAGTGAATCCCGCTTTTTCCATGAGCTCCAGGAAAACCTTTCCCGGAATGGCGCCCCCCTCTCACCTGGCCCAGCGGGCCAGGCGACTCTCCAGGTCGGCCGGCAGTTCCCCCACGAGCACCTCATCCGCCAGCAAAAACCGGCCGCCGGGTTTCAGCACCCGAAAAACTTCGGCCAGGGCCCGTCCTTTGTCCACCACCAGGTTGAAGGCGCCGTTGGAGAGCGCCACCTCGAAGCGTTGGTCCGGAAAGGGAAGGTTTTCTGCGCCGGCAACCAGGAAGAGCGCTTGCGCCACGCCGGTGGCCCGGGCATGTTCCCGGGCCCGGAGGGCCATCTCCGCCACCACATCCAGCCCCACCACCCGGCCGCCGGGCCCCACCAGCCGGGCGGCCAGCAGGGCATCAACCCCGGCGCCGCACCCGATATCCACCACCGCCTCCCCCGGGACGAGCGGCCCCAGGGTGAAGGGATTGCCCACCCCGCAAAACGAGACGGCCACCGACTCAGGCAGGGAGGCAAGGAAATCCTCCGGATACCCCAGGGCCTTAAGCCCGTCCGGACCGGTGGGGTAGCGGAAGAGGCCCGCGGGGCAACTGGCCACCCGCACATATTTTTCCCGCAGGCTGCCAAGCACCCGCCGCCGCTGGTCCGGCGTCAGGTCCACAAAAGGGAAGTCGGCGGCAGACACAGATGGCTACTCCCACTCAATGGTGGCCGGGGGTTTGCTGGAGATGTCATACACCACCCGGTTGACCCCCTTGACCTCGTTGATGAGGCGATTGGCCAGGTGGGCCAGGAACTCGTGGGGGAGCCTGGTCCAATCCGCGGTCATGGCGTCGGTGGAGTCCACCACCCGGAGAGCCACCACGTGCTCATAGGTGCGCTCATCGCCCATGACCCCCACGGTGCGCACCGGCAGGAGCACCGCAAAGGCCTGCCAGACCTTGCGGTACCAGCCGCTTTTTTCCATCTCCTCCAGGACGATGGCGTCGGCCTCCCGGACGATGGCCAGGCGCTCCGGAGTCACCTCGCCCAGGATGCGGATGGCCAGGCCCGGCCCGGGGAAGGGGTGGCGCCAGAGCAGGGAGTCGGGCAGGCCCAGCTCTTTTCCCACCTCCCGCACCTCATCCTTGAAAAGCTCCCGCAAGGGCTCGATGAGCTCCAAAGGCATGACCTCGGGGAGCGCCCCCACATTGTGGTGCGTCTTGATGGTGGCCGAGGGGCCTTTGAAGGAGACGCTCTCGATGACATCGGGGTAGAGCGTCCCTTGGGCCAGGTATCTGACCCCGCCGATCTTTTTCGCCTCCTCGGCAAAGACCGCAATGAACTCCCGGCCGATGCGCAGGCGCTTCTCTTCCGGGTCAGTGACGCCCTTGAGCAGGGCGAGAAAGCGGTCGCTGGCGTCCACATAAACGAGATTGAGGTGCTCCCGGTCCCGGAAGAGATGCACCACCTCCTCGGCCTCGCCTTTGCGGAGCAGGCCGTTGTTCACGAAGATGCAGGTGAGGCGGTCGCCCACGGCCCGGTGCACCAGCACCGCGGTGACCGAAGAGTCCACCCCCCCGGAGAGGGCGCAGATGACTTTGTCTTCCGGCCCCACCCGCTCCCGGATGGCCTTCACCGTGGCCTCGATGAAGGAGTGCATGGTCCACAGGCCGGAGAGCTTGCAAATGCGGAAAAGGAAGTTTTTCAGAATCTCCCGGCCGTGGGGGGTGTGCTTCACCTCGGGGTGGAACTGCACGCCGTAGAGGCGGCGGCGGGCGTCCCGGATGGCCCCCACGGGCGAGGCGTCGCTGCTGCCGATGACCTCAAAGCCCGGAGGCGGCTCTTTCACCAGGTCGCCGTGGCTCATCCACACGGTCTCCAGGGGGGCCAGCCCATGGAAGAGGTCGTTGAAGTAGTGGATGGTGAAAGTCTTGCGGCCGTATTCCCGGGAGACCGCGGGCTCCACCTTGCCTCCCAGGAGGTGGCTCAAGAGCTGCAGGCCGTAGCAGATGCCCAAAACCGGCACCCCCAGCTCCAGGACCCGGGGGTCCAGGCGAGGGGCGTCCTCCTCATAGACGCTCCGGGGTCCTCCGGAGAGGATGATGCCCTGGGGCGCGAATTTGCGGATCTCCTCCAGGGGCAGGGAAAAGGGGTGGATTTCGCAATAGACCTTGAGCTCCCTGACCCGGCGGGCAATGAGCTGGGTGTATTGGGAGCCAAAGTCCAGAATGAGGATCTTTTCCTGATGGGGGTCGGTCATGTCCGGTCCTGCAGGCGACTCCGGTGATGTCCCAAGGAGGGCCAAAATCTTTGCTTTTTTCACATTATAGCGGCAGCGGCGGGAAAAAACAACGCGCCGAGGCGCCGCCAGGGCTTCGGATTGTTCCTTGCCTCCCGAAGCAGGAAGGGTTAGCCTATGGGAGAGGAACCTCCATCCCATGAGGGATTGGGGAAGTGGGTAGGGGAGAGGGGGCAGGGGGGTGCCCCCTGGCCCCCTCTCCCGAGGACTCGTTTGCAGAAAGGAGACGTAGTCATGTCCAAGCGGAAATACACCGTCCGGGCCGAATGTCCGGCCTGCGCCTGCGGCGACATCACCTTCCTGGGGCCGGAGAAGCTCAGGGAGAAATTCATCGGCGACGAAAAGGAGATTGACATCCTCTGCCCCATGTGCGGCACCAAGACCAAGGGCAAGGTGGAGGAAGAGGAAGCGAAGTGACAAGGCCGGGGAGGGGCCCGGTTAGCCCCTCCCTGCAAGGCAGGCTCAGCCCGGACCGCCGGGGCCGGCGTCCCGCACCGCCGGCTCCACGGTGCCGGCGTATTGGCGGAAGTTCTGCCGGAAGCGCTGGATGAGCTCCCGGGCGGTGCGATCGTAGGCCTCGGTATCGGCCCAGGTCTGGCGGGGGTGCAAAATCCGCTCCGGCACCCCGGGGCAGGTGTCCGGCACCATCAGCCCGAAGAGGGGATCCTGGTGGCAGGGGATCTCCTCCAGGGCGCCGGACAGGGCGGCCCGGAGCAGCGCCCGGGAGTAGGCGATGTCAATGCGGTGGCCCACCCCGTAAGGGCCCTCGATCCAGCCGGTGTTCACCAGCCAGCACTGCACCCGGCCCTCCTGCACCTTTTCCCGGAAGAGACGGGCGTACACCGAGGCGGGCAGGGCCATGAAGGGCGCGCCGAAGCAGGTGCTGAAGGTGGCCTGGGGCTCCTTGATGCCCCGCTCGGTGCCCGCCACCTTGGCGGTGTAGCCGCTCAAGAAATGGTAAGTGGCCTGCTCCGGGGTAAGCCGGGCGATGGGCGGCAGGACCCCGAAGGCGTCGCAGGTGAGCATGAAGATGTGGCTGGGGGGCGGCCCCACCCCGGAGCGCACGATGTTTTTCAGGTGGGTGATGGGGTAGGCGGCCCGGGTGTTCTCCGTTAAGGAGTCGTCGTCCAGGTCCAGGCGGCGGGTCACCGGGTCGATGGTGACGTTCTCCAGCACCGTGCCGAAGCGCCGGGTGCACTCATAGATGTCCGGCTCCGCCAGGGGGTTGAGGCGGATGACTTTGGCGTAGCAGCCGCCTTCGAAGTTGAAGATGCCCTCCTTCCACCAGCCGTGCTCATCGTCGCCGATGAGGCGGCGCTCCGGGTCGGCGGAGAGCGAGGTCTTGCCGGTGCCGGAAAGCCCGAAGAACAGAGCCGTGTCCCCCTTCTCCCCCATGTTGGCGGAGCAGTGCATGGAGAGCACCTCCTGCTGGGGGAGGTAGTAATTCAAAATGGTGAAGATGGATTTTTTGATTTCGCCGCCGTAGCTGGTGCCGCCGATGAGGATGAGGCGCTTGCCGAAGTTCACCAGGATGAAGGCCTCGGAGTTGGTGCCGTCCAGCTCCGGCACGGCATGGAAGCCCGGGGCGCTGATGACGGTGAAATCCGGCCGGTGCTCCTCCAGGAGCTGGCGGTCCTTGATCTGCACGAACATGTTGCGGGCAAAGAGGTTCTGCCAGGCATAGGTGGTGATGATGCGGATGGGGATGCGGTAGCGGGGGTCGGCGCCGGCATAGCAGTCCTGGATGAAGATGTCCCGCCCCTGGAGGTAGGCCAGCAGCCGGTAGTAAAGGAGGTCGAATTTCTCCGGATCCAGGGGCTGGTTCTGGTCCCCCCAGGCAATGTGGGCGGCGCTGGTGGGCTCATAGACGATGAACTTGTCCTTGGGGGAGCGGCCGGTATAGGTGCCGGTGCGCACCACCACCGGCCCCAGGTGGGCGATGAGCCCCTCGCCGTGGGCCACGATCTTCTCATACAGGGCCGGGGTGGTGAGGTTCCAGTAGGCCG
It encodes:
- a CDS encoding methyltransferase domain-containing protein, encoding MSAADFPFVDLTPDQRRRVLGSLREKYVRVASCPAGLFRYPTGPDGLKALGYPEDFLASLPESVAVSFCGVGNPFTLGPLVPGEAVVDIGCGAGVDALLAARLVGPGGRVVGLDVVAEMALRAREHARATGVAQALFLVAGAENLPFPDQRFEVALSNGAFNLVVDKGRALAEVFRVLKPGGRFLLADEVLVGELPADLESRLARWAR
- the pckA gene encoding phosphoenolpyruvate carboxykinase (ATP), which translates into the protein MPAYGLEYHGIRNVAAAYWNLTTPALYEKIVAHGEGLIAHLGPVVVRTGTYTGRSPKDKFIVYEPTSAAHIAWGDQNQPLDPEKFDLLYYRLLAYLQGRDIFIQDCYAGADPRYRIPIRIITTYAWQNLFARNMFVQIKDRQLLEEHRPDFTVISAPGFHAVPELDGTNSEAFILVNFGKRLILIGGTSYGGEIKKSIFTILNYYLPQQEVLSMHCSANMGEKGDTALFFGLSGTGKTSLSADPERRLIGDDEHGWWKEGIFNFEGGCYAKVIRLNPLAEPDIYECTRRFGTVLENVTIDPVTRRLDLDDDSLTENTRAAYPITHLKNIVRSGVGPPPSHIFMLTCDAFGVLPPIARLTPEQATYHFLSGYTAKVAGTERGIKEPQATFSTCFGAPFMALPASVYARLFREKVQEGRVQCWLVNTGWIEGPYGVGHRIDIAYSRALLRAALSGALEEIPCHQDPLFGLMVPDTCPGVPERILHPRQTWADTEAYDRTARELIQRFRQNFRQYAGTVEPAVRDAGPGGPG
- the holB gene encoding DNA polymerase III subunit delta', with translation MTTAERVQQAEVAPTLFFRDILGQERALGYLAMALKQDRLAHAYLFLGPEGVGRAATATALAARLNCAAPTPEGEACGLCPSCRRLAAGTHPDFLVLRPTSEGRQPQIKIEQIRELRQLTAYPPVGGGWRVALIKPAAALNDAAANALLKTLEEPPPRHLLILAAAQEGDLFPTLVSRCQKLTFAPLPAALIRRELEKRGRTPAQAALIAALSGGSLGRALMMDPEALLTQRDQVLADLDTLARGGAGDILAWAQRLAKSVPEADTFLALASLWYRDLLVLQAGGALELLAHQDRLPELQGESRTGRPEAWLDRLAALSRAQRHLAANLNPELTLDILGFRLATTATWT
- the guaA gene encoding glutamine-hydrolyzing GMP synthase encodes the protein MTDPHQEKILILDFGSQYTQLIARRVRELKVYCEIHPFSLPLEEIRKFAPQGIILSGGPRSVYEEDAPRLDPRVLELGVPVLGICYGLQLLSHLLGGKVEPAVSREYGRKTFTIHYFNDLFHGLAPLETVWMSHGDLVKEPPPGFEVIGSSDASPVGAIRDARRRLYGVQFHPEVKHTPHGREILKNFLFRICKLSGLWTMHSFIEATVKAIRERVGPEDKVICALSGGVDSSVTAVLVHRAVGDRLTCIFVNNGLLRKGEAEEVVHLFRDREHLNLVYVDASDRFLALLKGVTDPEEKRLRIGREFIAVFAEEAKKIGGVRYLAQGTLYPDVIESVSFKGPSATIKTHHNVGALPEVMPLELIEPLRELFKDEVREVGKELGLPDSLLWRHPFPGPGLAIRILGEVTPERLAIVREADAIVLEEMEKSGWYRKVWQAFAVLLPVRTVGVMGDERTYEHVVALRVVDSTDAMTADWTRLPHEFLAHLANRLINEVKGVNRVVYDISSKPPATIEWE